cagataacaatacaatatatacataaattatctctttttaaaattatattttcagattttggataattcctactattattgattttaatcaattatctaatcaaataaattaaaatttcgtttttattttcataatttttgaaaaaatttctttgtacactatattcattatactaaataaatcttaaaataagttaatattatatttttaattatataattaaaaaaaatatttaattaatatttaattataaaatttatcttttaactttttattaaaatactatttcagataacaatacaatatatatatatatatatatatatatatatataaattatcttttatttagatttttagatttcggataattcaatattctattttaattatataattaagaattttatttgattaatatttagttatataattcatttttttaactttttatatataattcatgtttttaactttttatatataattcacgtttttaactttttactaaaagacttttcagataacaatacaatatatacataaattatctctttttaaaattatattttcagattttggataattcttactattattaattttaatcaattatctaatcaaataaattaaaatttcgtttttatttttttaatttagttatacattaagagtataaacgatattaaccactctaacttttaacgtgaaagctcaattccaaaaatttattttgcaaataatagtatagattcaaAATGCTTTTGAAAactacttataaaaaaaattattttaaatattttttttaattttcaaaattttaaactctactCCCAAACTTTACCCTTAACTTTAAACTTTAatatctagattagttaaccatggaggtataaatgtatatttatctctttaatgtaacattttgatcattttgattcttaggggttgtatttgtgacaaaaacattTTAAGACTATCTAAGGGTATTTCTCCATTTTCCATTTGTTAATATAAGTTTTGTATCTAGAAATTTATAATCTAaacatatattgtattttttatattttggttattgaataataattatttatttgatattaatcTTTAGCAAATTAGCTTccaagttaatttttttgcacATTTTCTCTCTGCGgtgtaaaattttattctttttaataattttttagggttttagtttccAGTTTGTGATCTAAAATACTCTAATTATTCTCCTTCTGTTTCATGTAAGTATttggtattttaaaatttgtttcaatATGAATATCagttttactttttatatattaaaaaataagttcaatCCTTATCTTTACCTTATTTATTGATCCAAATAATGTggaattctaataaaataatatagaaaacttaattattttcttaatatgtgtattTGATAGCCGACTTATAACCAGACTTAATATGTGTATTTGATAGCCGACTTATAACCAGACTTATGTATTTGATTCTTATTTTGATTTCGTATTCTATcctttttactaaattatatacactaattttttttgtagatatGGCCACAAGCTGAAACCTGTTGCTGCTACTGTTGTTATGCGcagctttgttgttgttgtgtgtagTGTCGTACTTGAACCCATTGTTGTTGTTCCCTTGGAAAAACGTTTGGTTACCAAAGTGAAGTTAATGAGGCATAAATAAGCATCTTCAGGTCTCAGGGAATCGCAATATGTGCTAGATAGATAGATAGTCCGCTTTCGTAGCAATGCATATCTTAAGACTCCTAATCCATCAGTTGCTACAAAGACTAGGCTTGTATTATGTAGATTGTAACGTATTGATAAGAACACCATTGTCCACTTTTGCACCAATGCATATATTTAAGTCTCCTAATCCATCAATTCCTACAAAGACTTGGCTTGTGTTACATAGATTGTAACGTATTGATAAGAAGTTGTGATTTAAGAGaagattatttttctattattgATTCAAAACAAGGATTACAAAGAAAGCCTTACACACGAGAGACTCTTCTCTCTTTACAACCACTTAATCAAATCATTGATATCTCTCCCCTATACTCTTGCTTATAGACTACTTAAATACTCACAGTACCAGCTGGCTGCTTTCCAAGATCGTCTGACCTGTCTCGTATCATTATTCCTTATTCCTTATGTACTTCTAAAAAGCAGCCCGCACATCTTCTTCTAGGGCCTCTCCACGTCCCAACGCCATAAGGTCCCGTCCTCGGAGGTAGCAAGAATTGTGCTACAATGCCATGGAAAGAAACGGAGTGTGTCAGGAATCAAATGCTTtgcatttttgtttaatgtaaGTAACAACTGATTcataaaataatgatatattggTGTGAGAGAAGATGAACATACGTTCCATCAGTGGACATAGCGGTTTGCCTGATCAGAGACTTTGATTTATAGTGTGATAACCTGTATAGCAACAGAGAGTCATGTCAAGAATACAACAAAGACACCAAAGTGAAGAATTCAATTGTATTTAAAGATACTGTGTAACTTACACTGTAACCAAAACAGGAGGGAAACTCTTTAAATCCCAGACATAAATGTCGCCTTTATCATTCCCTGATGACCAACCAACCAAACAAGAATGTTTCACAAGAAAAGTTTCAAGTATAGTTTAAATGAATAGATTATAGCTTTCTGATCTCACACACCTACTGAAACAAATTTCATAGAGAGGTCGCAAGAAAACTTAATAATCCGGTGATAACTATCTGGAATAGCGTATACAAGTCTAACATAAAAATCACCCTGCAAAAACAGCAACACAAAAAAACTTTGATCtgtaacaatttttaattaattgaaTTACTTAATTTGTCGTATAGAGTAGAAATGAGATCCTAACCTCTCCAGGAGAATTCTCTTTAAGTTGTGGTTGCCACAACCTGATGTCACACGCGTCACCCTGAAACCAGATATATAGAACACAAGATTAGCCTTTCGGTTTTTATCTTATCCATTATTGACTCCTGGGCTAACCTTTGAAAGAATGTTATAACCATACCAACGGTTACAGTTTAGTAAATTTGAACGATCTGAAGCTGTAAATACCTGCACATAGAAGTAATGTTACAACAAGACATGTGTGTCACTCGTTGTTACAAGGACGAAGAAACAGAAAAATACTTACAGGGAATTGTACAACTTGTGTTGGGAATGTTTTTGGATCATCCTTCCATGTGAATGACATTTCAACATACTTCCAAGACTCTGAAGGCAGCCAAAGAATAATAGAGATCATACAAACTGAAAGAGGAAGGAAGTTCCTTTCAAGTGTGCTTGGTTTTACTCATACCTGTCAATGACCATATCTTAGTAGTGGCTTCCATATCACAACTAACAAAACGGCTCATATCAGAGGCATGAAAATCCTACAGATTTATAAGATAAGATGGTTAGACTGAAGTGTCtacatttattatatcaactaTCAAGTGACATAAAACTGAATTAGATTATTGTTTTCTTTCACATCCACTGTGTTTAAAAACCATATTGGCTTACCACACTTAGAACTTCGGATCGATGACCTCCAGTTCCAGCAAATATCAGAATACAAATCCCAGTTTCAATATTCCACAATCGAACAGATCCATCCTGATCCAATCAAAATCGTAAGAGCTCTTAATCCTCAATCCAAATAAAATGAACATcagtaccaaaaaaaaaaagaagaaaaagccaAGAGGTGCATATATACCTTGCTAGCAGAAATCACAAGTTGAGGTTTCATAGGATGTGTCCTAATTTCATTCACTGGACCTTCATGGCCCACAAGAGTCTGCGTACGTGCGAGCACATATTACACAAGCAAGAAATCGAATCACTTGCTAGTGGGATACAAATAACATCCTTTAACTCTTAACATTCTTTAACTCTTTATGTCGGTCTAAAGCtgatataaataaaatgcaATAATACCTTATGAACTATTTTATCATTGACGTTAATGACTCGGATTCTGCCGTTAAATCCTCCAGCCACAACAAATGGGTTTCTTTCAACGTCACACGCCCAGCTTGCAGTGTAAAATGACTCCTCCTGATCACCAAAGCACATAGACATATGTAGCATCAATGAAACTTTGCTGCTTTTTATTTCATGGAAACTATATTATATagtctatataatatatatatatatatacagtgtgttcaaaaaaaaaatatatatatatatatatatagagagagagagagagagagagagagagagagagagagagagagagagagagagagagagagagagagagagagagagagagagagagagctgctTACATCTTCATCAGTGTAGGAGTGCAATGGAAATATGTCACCATCGTCAAGACAAATGCACATATTAATCTACATAATAAGAGATAACCAAGGGCAGTAATGAGATTCATGACTCAGCTCAGcaaaagtataaaataaataaagatagagCTATCTAGTATATATGGTAATGAAGTCACTCGAATGAGTGTTAAAATAGAACAAAGCCATAAACTTTCACAGAATCTCCAAGAGCAAAAACATTAAACTAAGACGGTTCATAGTCAAGCTAAGTAACTCTGCACTTTGAAAAGAAACCCATCAAgcaaagttttcaattttattcAGACAAGTGATACGATAACATCTCAGGATAACAATGAGAAACCCtaaatcagacaaaaaaatGATACTTTCACAGATCCCCTAACTTGAAAACCTTAAACGGAGATTTCGTAAAAAGAAGAGATATTTTTACCCCATTTCCACCAGCGGAGACGAAGTAATCGTAGAAACGGTCATCAATGAAGTTAAAAGCAACAGAATACAAAGGGGTCATCCCTTGTTGAATCCTCTTGGTCACTTTGTACAATTTCTTGTGCAATTGAGTCATCCCTTCTTTCTTCCACATTTCAAATCTCTTCTCTCTGTCTCActcactctctctctatctGTTCTCTCGGACACTGCCCTTGTCTTATAGCCACGCAACAACGAGTCTTTACACCTCTTTGCAACAACCAGTCCTTGAAAGATAATCTTGTTAACAAGTCTCATGCAACAACAAGTCTTTGTACGTATGTGCAACAACCATTCCTTTGAAAGATATTCTTGTTAACAAGTCTCATCCAACAACAAGTGTTTGTACGTATGTGCAACAACTAGTCCTTGAAATATAATCTTGTTAACAAGTCCCATTCAACAATTAGCCTCTCGGACAATTACGGGTTTAccgaaaattaatatatgtttatagTAGAAAACTATCTCTATTACCACTAAATATCtatcctatactaaaaggggaataTCCTTACCATTTAGCCTGTCCACGTAAGCAGATTAAATCAACCAATGAGAAAGTTTAATTTTGCCATATCACCATTGCTGATATAAAATGAACTTTCGTGTGGGTTGTATTACAATTATCGTTCGGCCCACTACAGCCCATGTTAAGTAACCATGTTTCGTTTCAAGAATCCCGACTTATCCacttcatcttttttttctgatattttttcCTTGCGTTACTTTCTCAATTTATCATGATCATCAATTTATTCTTAAATGTTTTGTTCCATCTCCCCTTAATCCTTCTCTACAGTTCTATATCTAAACCTAAATCAAACTCTACTCTGAAAAGCTACAGCCATGGCCATGAAATCCaccggaaaaaaaaatctatgccATATAGCTCTCATGTATTTATCGATGGCTTCTCCCGCTCTTCCACTATCCGCATCTCTGATTGTCGTCGTCAAGATCGTAACTTCTGGATGACGATTCAATCCTCAGGTATTCCTACTTCAGTACATATGCGATGCCTGACTTACATGACGTTTCTCACCACAAATACATGTGCATGATGACTCTTAAAGGCTCTAAATCCATCATCGCAACTCCTCACACCGTCTTCTTCGACGACATGGTTGCCAGAATCCTAAACCAGATGCTTATTAGTCTTCAACTACTCTTCATCGACGAGAAGGTAAGGCCTGCTATTCTGAATCCTTTATTTTTCTTGCTCTGAAATTCCAATATTAATGTATTATCAGGTTTGGGTTTAAAAAGACAGAATTTGCATGCTAACGGACGAATGCTAATTCTAACTGTGATTTCATTATTAGTTTCAGGATCTGCTATTAACGACCAGTTACACACATTTTTGTGACAATTTTGAGGATAACAAAGATGCAGTGGTGAAATGACAACAATTTAATTGGTCAGTTCCGTATGGGGTTATATTCATCATTCTCATTTTTATTGTTCCCCAGGAAGATTGATTTACAGTATTTGATGTTGAGTTAATTGGTCAGTTCGGTATGAGTCTTTTTTGTGGAATTGATACGAAAGTTTTAGCCTTTATGGCTATTGATATTTGATCTGTTTGAGGAGAAGTTGTTTGGTTTAGTTCTGTATATGATAGGTAATGATGATGCTTTTGTTAAAAGGTTCAAGCTTTCTTCTTTGTGTTTGGTTTCTTTAGGAAGCAAGATGATTACGAGGTAGTGAGGAAAGTGGGTAAAGGCAAATACAGTGAGGTTTTTGAGGGGATTAACATGAACAGCAACGAGAAGTGTGTTATCAAGATCCTTAAGCCTGTCAAGAAGAAAAAGGTTAGTGtcttacattatttaaagtTAGATAGGTTCTTTTGTGAATTGTTATTTATGTGATCAGCCTCTTCGTGCGTTATCAAGATCTGGCTCTTTCTGATGACTACAATACTCATTTGTTCAACTGctaaatctttttattttaatctatGCTCAAGCTTTCACATGTTCAAACCTGATTCTTAATCTTGATTTGATTTATTACCAAGTTTGACTGAATCGTTCATAATCTTGGTTTCATTCAACAGATTCAGATCTTATGTAGTTTTAAGGCTGACACTGCCTTCTTGCTCTTACAGCTGTACTTGCAGCTGAGTTTCTTTTCCTGTGAACCCTCAACCACTCCTCTGCAAATGGCTGCCTCCGATGGAATTTCCGCTGAACTTGCTGCTGAGCACACAACCTTTGACGATCTCGGCCTTGGTCGGCCCTCTCAGGTAATCACCTTTACCTTATCTCCATGGTTTGAACAGTTATTTGAACCTAAaattcattttcatcatatctCCCTACCGTTGTCATTATGTATGTTTCACTATGGGGCGCCGCTGTCACAACTTTTAGGGAGCATATAAGCTTCTGTGATATTACACACTCTGTCATGGTGGACACCATGGTTAGTTCCAAGTTATAGTTTGACTTGAACATTTACGCCAGCCAAGCTTTCATCAACAGGTATGTCGCAAGTCTCACTCAAAAATACATGACCAATCATTTAAGTAAAAATGTATAACATATGGTTCcatgattttgtttttcaacCTTCATGTCTGTCCATATTGCAATTTATATTAACATGGGTCTGCTAACTATCTATATGGGCATTGACATTAAATATATGTCTTCGtagtaattttacaaaaaaaaaaatgtgtcatCCTCATTTTGGGAGGTGCAGCTGCTGAGGATTTCCCACATGTCGAGACAATGGGAGAGATTCAAAAGCAAGAACTTGTGTCAATTGGGGGATCTTTGCACGCACCTTTCCAAGTCCACCGACCAGGTTACTATAACTCTATTCTGCCATTTTTGCGAGAACTATATCATTTTATGAAGTACCTATTGACATCTCCTCAATTGCCTTTGTGAAGACCCATGAAGCTGACGAAACTCCCTAAGAAAGGTGCAGCCTCTGGCCCTAGAGGTGTCCGTCTCCGCTCACAGTCAACTCATCTTACGTTTCCATAAGCATTATCGACACTGTgtcattaacaaaaaaaaaattaacgtaTGATAAACTAATTGGCGGTGGAGTGTAAGAGCTCCCAAGATGCTTCAAAGAACTTGCTGGCAAGCAGTGCCTCTTTCAGATTCGAGTGACACCCTACAATTTCACTCCCCAGTCCCCACTACCGGACCTTCACAGTGTCTACTGGAGATGTGGATGTGAAGACCATTCAGGGGTAAGCtaagctttgttttttttaatataaattttaagctAAGCTTTGTTGAGATAACAACCTGGATGGAGGTGATCtagaaaaaaaacttcatattcgTATCAGGGTGAAAGTAACAACAGAGCTCCACAAGTGGTAAGCCAAAGTGAGCAACCACCGGCTTCTGTAAGCGATCCGGTAGATGCGGCTACAAAAGTGATGGCAGTGGATCAACAACACCACCCAGCTTACagttttaattaacttttattgATCTGCATCTACATCatcctatatatattataatcaaaAGATAACcactttaaatttaaatttcaagcattttaaatttgttataaaatataaaattttataaattaaccataatttatgtattttatatattatatgtaaatatatttttccgaacccgggcgtagcccgggaaaaCCCCTagtacaatactaaaaggagaATATCCTCCATTCTAAAGCTATCCACATCATCTAATTAAATCATCCAATAATGACTATTCTTTCTACCACGTCTGCTATCCCTTAGCCCAAAACTTCACATCAAAATCAATTTCGACTGTGATTCATCTTCCTGGATTCCCAGCCGTTTTTTTCTCAAGTTTTCATTCTTCAACACCTCCTACCTAATTAGGGTATGGAAGATCCGTCTCTTCTCTTCATCTCttcgtctcttttttttttgctcaaacATCTCTTTGTCTCTATCTCttcctctctgtctctctctctctctctctctctctctctctctctctctctctctctctctctctctctctctctctctctctatgacTCGTCAAGATCCAAGACCTTCTGTTTAGTttcttttcattaaaaaaaactttttgtttaatgtttgcTCTGTTTGTATTGAAGCGTTAGATGTAACAAATCATTTCTTCTTTCGTACAGGAGATAATAATGGTGGCATAGAACACAGACCTCATCCAGGTTATGGTCATGGTCATGATGTTGCTTCAGTCATGGTCACGGctgataaaagtatatt
The Brassica napus cultivar Da-Ae unplaced genomic scaffold, Da-Ae ScsIHWf_3088;HRSCAF=3902, whole genome shotgun sequence DNA segment above includes these coding regions:
- the LOC106453896 gene encoding polycomb group protein FERTILIZATION-INDEPENDENT ENDOSPERM-like; translated protein: MWKKEGMTQLHKKLYKVTKRIQQGMTPLYSVAFNFIDDRFYDYFVSAGGNGINMCICLDDGDIFPLHSYTDEDEESFYTASWACDVERNPFVVAGGFNGRIRVINVNDKIVHKTLVGHEGPVNEIRTHPMKPQLVISASKDGSVRLWNIETGICILIFAGTGGHRSEVLSVDFHASDMSRFVSCDMEATTKIWSLTESWKYVEMSFTWKDDPKTFPTQVVQFPVFTASDRSNLLNCNRWYGYNILSKGDACDIRLWQPQLKENSPGEGDFYVRLVYAIPDSYHRIIKFSCDLSMKFVSVGNDKGDIYVWDLKSFPPVLVTVLSHYKSKSLIRQTAMSTDGTTILATSEDGTLWRWDVERP